From Streptomyces qinzhouensis, one genomic window encodes:
- a CDS encoding Cof-type HAD-IIB family hydrolase — protein MTPATDPRGPSPALPPRLIATDLDGTLLHDDKTVSERTVAALAAAEDAGIEVFFVTGRPARWMGVVSGHVHGHGLAICANGAAVVDLHSGGTLLTVHPLERATALGVVRTLSRIAPGTTFGVETTGGFHHEPAYPTLYADEPGTIVAAAEKLLHDEAVGGAPVMKLLAQHPELAPDTFHALAREHIGGLASVTRSSAGALLEISGPGVSKASTLARCCAERGISAAEVVAFGDMPNDVEMLRWAGTSYAMGNAHPEVIAAASGRTVANNEDGVAVVIERILRKRT, from the coding sequence GTGACCCCTGCAACCGATCCCCGCGGCCCGTCCCCGGCCCTTCCGCCCAGGCTGATCGCCACGGATCTGGACGGCACCCTGCTGCACGACGACAAGACGGTCTCGGAGCGGACCGTCGCCGCGCTCGCCGCCGCCGAGGACGCCGGGATCGAGGTCTTCTTCGTCACCGGCCGCCCCGCCCGCTGGATGGGGGTCGTCAGCGGCCATGTCCACGGCCACGGCCTGGCGATCTGCGCCAACGGCGCGGCCGTCGTCGATCTGCACTCCGGCGGCACCCTCCTCACCGTCCATCCGCTGGAGCGCGCCACCGCCCTCGGCGTCGTACGGACCCTGAGCAGGATCGCGCCCGGCACCACCTTCGGAGTCGAGACCACCGGCGGTTTCCACCATGAACCGGCCTATCCGACGCTGTACGCGGACGAACCCGGGACCATCGTCGCCGCGGCCGAGAAGCTCCTCCACGACGAGGCCGTCGGCGGGGCACCCGTGATGAAACTGCTCGCCCAGCACCCGGAGCTCGCACCGGACACCTTCCACGCACTGGCCCGGGAACACATCGGAGGCCTCGCTTCCGTCACCCGGTCCAGCGCCGGCGCGCTTCTGGAGATCAGCGGGCCGGGCGTGAGCAAGGCCAGCACACTCGCCCGGTGCTGCGCCGAACGCGGCATCTCCGCCGCGGAGGTCGTGGCCTTCGGGGACATGCCGAACGACGTGGAAATGCTCCGCTGGGCCGGAACGTCGTACGCGATGGGCAATGCCCACCCGGAGGTGATCGCCGCGGCGTCGGGGCGGACCGTCGCCAACAACGAGGACGGGGTCGCCGTCGTCATCGAGCGGATACTGCGCAAGCGGACCTGA
- a CDS encoding peptidoglycan DD-metalloendopeptidase family protein translates to MCLCRSRRSPLSVLVMAVCVLLVPGPAVAAGAGGTAATAGPAGSPVVSGEAAEMAAPPPGERPGAEGRAGPEPGDPERTGFTGHPGHPEQSGPEAAGHAHSEDSTAPAAPGGGSRAGAAGPEPSHGPAVTSTSAEVARLFEAAVEITAAHERSRRAAGVQRAALARLQEQLARRRTEVASLHDAVGAIARDQYRTGGQLTATAGLLLARDPDELMRGRRAARQAETAVQRLLARAGAAAEQLASAEERARRARHDLDVRTARLARVRQGLERRLEAARWALGNEAEARAAAGTCAGPARGAAGPEPGPGPGASGGPAWVPPVDRYQLSASFGSGGERWAHRHTGQDFAVDIGTPVRSVGAGRVLSVSCAGAFGIQIVVRHPGGYYTQYAHLSAVAVGRREWVRTGQVIGLAGSTGNSTGPHLHFEVRLTPYLGSGVDPAGWLRERGVALVSASASASGSDPG, encoded by the coding sequence ATGTGCCTGTGCCGAAGCCGCCGGTCGCCCCTGTCCGTTCTGGTGATGGCGGTGTGCGTGCTGCTGGTGCCCGGCCCGGCGGTGGCCGCCGGCGCGGGCGGAACCGCGGCGACGGCCGGACCGGCCGGGAGCCCGGTGGTTTCCGGCGAGGCGGCGGAGATGGCCGCGCCCCCGCCGGGAGAGCGGCCGGGGGCGGAGGGCCGGGCCGGACCGGAGCCGGGAGATCCGGAACGTACCGGATTCACCGGACACCCCGGACACCCCGAACAGTCCGGGCCCGAAGCCGCGGGTCACGCTCACTCCGAAGACTCCACGGCCCCGGCGGCCCCCGGGGGCGGTTCGCGGGCAGGCGCGGCCGGCCCGGAGCCGTCCCACGGACCGGCCGTCACCAGTACGTCCGCCGAGGTGGCCCGGCTGTTCGAGGCGGCGGTGGAGATCACCGCCGCGCACGAGCGGAGCCGGCGCGCGGCGGGCGTTCAGCGGGCGGCGCTGGCCCGGCTCCAGGAGCAGCTCGCCCGGCGCCGTACCGAAGTCGCCTCTCTGCACGACGCCGTGGGCGCGATCGCCCGTGACCAGTACCGCACCGGCGGACAGCTCACCGCCACCGCCGGGCTGCTGCTCGCCCGCGATCCGGACGAGCTGATGCGCGGACGGCGGGCCGCCCGGCAGGCCGAGACCGCGGTTCAGCGGCTGCTCGCGCGGGCCGGGGCGGCGGCTGAACAGCTGGCGTCGGCCGAGGAGCGCGCCCGCCGGGCACGGCACGACCTGGACGTGCGCACCGCGCGGCTCGCCCGGGTGAGGCAGGGGCTGGAGCGCAGACTGGAGGCGGCGCGGTGGGCGCTCGGGAACGAGGCGGAGGCCCGGGCCGCGGCGGGGACGTGCGCGGGTCCGGCCCGGGGCGCCGCGGGTCCGGAGCCGGGACCGGGTCCCGGTGCGTCGGGCGGCCCGGCCTGGGTGCCGCCGGTCGACCGGTACCAGCTGTCCGCGAGCTTCGGCAGCGGCGGTGAACGCTGGGCTCACCGCCATACGGGCCAGGACTTCGCCGTCGACATCGGCACGCCCGTCCGTTCGGTGGGAGCGGGCCGGGTGCTCTCCGTGTCCTGTGCCGGCGCCTTCGGCATCCAGATCGTCGTCCGGCATCCCGGCGGCTACTACACGCAGTACGCGCATCTGTCGGCGGTGGCGGTGGGGCGGCGCGAATGGGTGCGTACGGGACAGGTGATCGGGCTCGCCGGGTCGACGGGCAACTCGACCGGGCCGCATCTGCACTTCGAGGTGCGGCTCACCCCGTACCTGGGGTCAGGGGTGGATCCGGCCGGCTGGCTGCGGGAGCGGGGGGTGGCACTGGTATCCGCATCCGCATCCGCCTCCGGTTCGGATCCGGGCTGA
- a CDS encoding GAF domain-containing sensor histidine kinase: MVEPGEPEESGERGETGDPLEAATRVTRSLQGLSTELTARVPQLLEAMRSVGTGLELHTTLDRICETAAELADARYAAIGVVDEEGRGLSDFVTHGIDEETAARIGHRPDGRRGLLGALIHDPANVMLADLTTDPRAAGFPPGHPPMRTFLGVPIRVQGEIFGNLYLAEKRGGAEFNDYDLHMVRVLATEAGIAIGNARLYEAARQRERWIDGSVAVTTALLSGGDAEDALTVVAEQARRLADAAAGIVLLPADEGGLEVVAVATDGPGTVLGEVMPPESPVIERLLAGEPVFVADAATDPRVITRSAGRYGPCMMLPLQSGGRVLGALATPRARGARQFTEAERTLATQFAAQAALALIMAEAQRDRERLAVYEDRDRIARDLHDLVIQRLFATGMMLEGAQRRSRVPAVQDGVGKAVDELDVTIQEIRTAIFALQQGPAEAPSGLRTRVLREINMAAVPLGFTPGHRFLGPVDTIVGELTGKNLIAALREALSNAFRHADASRIDVVVDATVKLPGGSDGVRLTVADDGVGIPAGGRRSGLRNLARRAESLGGSSTCGPGIGEDGQGTTVRWEAPL, encoded by the coding sequence ATGGTGGAACCCGGAGAACCGGAGGAATCGGGGGAACGGGGGGAAACAGGGGATCCGCTGGAGGCCGCGACCCGGGTGACCCGCAGCCTCCAGGGGCTGTCCACCGAGCTGACCGCCCGGGTACCGCAGTTGCTGGAGGCGATGCGGTCCGTCGGCACGGGTCTGGAACTGCACACCACCCTCGATCGGATCTGCGAGACCGCGGCCGAACTCGCCGATGCCCGCTATGCGGCGATCGGCGTCGTCGACGAGGAGGGCCGGGGGCTCTCCGACTTCGTCACCCATGGGATCGACGAGGAGACCGCCGCTCGGATCGGTCACCGGCCCGACGGCCGGCGGGGCCTGCTCGGCGCGCTGATCCACGATCCGGCGAACGTGATGCTCGCCGATCTGACCACCGACCCCCGCGCGGCCGGTTTCCCGCCCGGACATCCGCCGATGCGGACCTTTCTCGGTGTCCCCATCCGGGTCCAGGGCGAGATCTTCGGCAATCTCTACCTCGCGGAGAAGCGGGGCGGGGCCGAGTTCAACGACTACGACCTCCACATGGTGCGGGTACTGGCCACGGAGGCGGGCATCGCCATCGGCAACGCCCGGCTGTACGAGGCCGCCCGCCAGCGCGAACGGTGGATCGACGGTTCGGTCGCCGTCACCACCGCCCTGCTGTCCGGCGGTGATGCCGAGGACGCTCTGACCGTCGTCGCCGAACAGGCCCGCAGGCTTGCCGACGCGGCCGCCGGAATCGTTCTGCTCCCGGCCGACGAAGGCGGTCTGGAGGTCGTCGCCGTCGCGACCGACGGGCCCGGGACCGTCCTGGGCGAGGTGATGCCGCCGGAGAGCCCGGTGATCGAAAGGCTGCTGGCCGGGGAGCCGGTGTTCGTCGCGGACGCGGCCACCGACCCACGGGTGATCACCCGCAGCGCCGGACGGTACGGGCCCTGCATGATGCTGCCGCTCCAGAGCGGTGGCCGGGTGCTGGGGGCGCTGGCCACCCCGCGCGCCCGGGGCGCCCGGCAGTTCACGGAGGCGGAGCGGACCCTCGCCACACAGTTCGCCGCCCAGGCCGCACTGGCCCTGATCATGGCCGAGGCGCAGCGGGACCGGGAGCGGCTCGCGGTCTACGAGGACCGGGACCGGATCGCCCGTGATCTGCACGATCTGGTGATCCAGCGGCTGTTCGCGACCGGGATGATGCTGGAGGGGGCACAGCGCCGGTCCCGGGTACCCGCCGTCCAGGACGGGGTCGGCAAGGCCGTCGACGAACTGGACGTGACCATTCAGGAGATCCGTACGGCGATTTTCGCGCTCCAGCAGGGACCGGCGGAGGCACCGTCCGGACTGCGGACCCGGGTCCTGCGCGAGATCAATATGGCGGCCGTCCCGCTCGGCTTCACCCCCGGCCACCGTTTTCTGGGGCCGGTGGACACCATCGTCGGCGAGCTGACCGGCAAGAACCTGATCGCGGCGCTGCGGGAGGCGCTGTCGAACGCCTTCCGGCACGCGGACGCCTCGCGTATCGACGTCGTCGTGGACGCCACGGTGAAGCTGCCGGGCGGATCGGACGGGGTACGGCTGACGGTCGCCGACGACGGGGTCGGCATCCCGGCCGGGGGGCGGCGCAGCGGGCTGCGCAATCTGGCGCGGCGGGCGGAGTCGCTGGGCGGGTCGAGCACCTGCGGGCCGGGGATCGGCGAGGACGGCCAGGGGACGACGGTCCGCTGGGAGGCGCCGCTGTAG